In one bacterium genomic region, the following are encoded:
- the larA gene encoding nickel-dependent lactate racemase: MRQPNVALHYGRGVLPLPAGLFPRVSLLAAKVPLLPPSEDAHIARRLSRPAGSVPLSRLARGGDRVAIAISDVTRYSATETILPFLLRETDAAGIPRDRVTLFVARGTHRAMTEAEVRDAVGPEIDSGIRVEQSDPDGDHVSLGTTSRGTNVLVSRRLMEHDRIVLTGTILFHYFAGFGGGRKALVPGCAARETARQTHFLIFRTDGPGKHPMARAGILAGNPVHEDIVEAVSMAPPTFLVNTLLTPGKRLFDLVAGHWQKAHEEGCARYAKHFRVRIAKRYPLVIASAGGFPKDINLIQSHKALDNAFLATEPGGVLVLLAECPDGFGSPHFFPWFRHKDPDALERELRGDYQIYGQTAHAVLTKTRACRVILVSTLPPEDVEAMGMTPAPTLPDAIRAAKRFLGELPVPLVIPDAGYVLPDIASG, from the coding sequence ATGAGGCAGCCGAACGTCGCTCTCCATTACGGGCGGGGGGTCCTGCCGCTGCCGGCCGGCCTCTTTCCCCGGGTGAGCCTGCTCGCGGCGAAGGTCCCGCTGCTTCCCCCGTCGGAGGACGCGCACATCGCGCGTCGGCTCTCCCGCCCGGCGGGCTCCGTCCCGCTGTCCCGCCTGGCCCGCGGCGGGGACCGGGTCGCGATCGCCATCTCGGACGTCACGCGCTACAGCGCGACCGAAACCATCCTTCCGTTCCTCCTGCGGGAAACGGACGCGGCGGGCATACCGCGGGACCGCGTGACCCTCTTCGTCGCCCGGGGAACCCACCGCGCGATGACGGAAGCCGAGGTGCGGGACGCGGTCGGTCCGGAGATCGACTCGGGGATCCGCGTGGAGCAGTCGGACCCGGACGGGGACCACGTATCGCTTGGGACGACCTCGCGCGGAACGAACGTTCTCGTCTCCCGGCGGCTGATGGAGCACGACCGGATCGTCCTGACGGGGACGATCTTGTTCCATTACTTCGCGGGGTTCGGCGGCGGCCGGAAGGCGCTGGTGCCGGGATGCGCGGCGCGGGAGACGGCCCGCCAGACGCACTTCCTCATTTTTCGGACCGACGGCCCCGGGAAGCACCCGATGGCGCGCGCCGGGATCCTGGCGGGGAACCCGGTCCACGAGGACATCGTCGAGGCCGTCTCGATGGCCCCGCCGACCTTCCTGGTGAACACGCTGCTCACCCCGGGGAAGCGGCTCTTCGACCTGGTGGCCGGGCACTGGCAGAAGGCCCACGAGGAGGGGTGCGCGCGGTACGCGAAGCATTTCCGGGTGCGGATCGCGAAGCGGTACCCCCTGGTGATCGCCTCCGCGGGCGGCTTCCCGAAGGACATCAACCTGATCCAGTCCCACAAGGCGCTGGACAACGCGTTCCTCGCGACGGAGCCCGGCGGGGTGCTGGTCCTGCTCGCCGAGTGCCCGGACGGGTTCGGAAGCCCGCACTTCTTCCCCTGGTTCCGCCACAAGGACCCCGACGCGCTGGAGCGGGAGCTTCGCGGGGACTACCAGATCTACGGACAGACCGCGCACGCCGTCCTGACCAAGACCCGCGCGTGCCGGGTGATCCTCGTCTCCACGCTGCCGCCGGAGGACGTGGAAGCGATGGGGATGACGCCGGCGCCCACCCTGCCGGACGCGATCCGCGCCGCGAAACGGTTTCTCGGCGAGCTGCCGGTCCCGCTCGTCATCCCCGACGCGGGGTACGTGCTTCCGGACATCGCGTCGGGGTAA
- a CDS encoding glycosyltransferase family 4 protein — MPRDRLLTVVQVLPALESGGVERGTLEVGKYLVEQGYRSIVISAGGRLVDQLTREGSEHVPWDIGRKSLWTLRLIVPLRRFLRENKADILHVRSRMPAWICYLAWVGMDRKTRPHFVTTVHGPYSVNAYSAVMTKGERVIVISEMIRDYVLKNYPGVSPGKLRLIYRGVDTNEFPYGYKPPGEWLARWYQDFPETRDKKLITLPARVTRWKGQEDFVELMGRIKERVPDGHGLIVGETKGGKGRYLEELKAKAVTLGVADRITFTGHRGDLREIMTISDIVLSLSRKPEAFGRTCVEALSLGVPLIGYAHGGVEEQLNSILPEGCVPVGDTARIAKLAERWLSCPPTITRKQPFRLERMLTLTLDVYHEMTGIPWLDYGPETWPTHNGSA; from the coding sequence ATGCCCCGAGATCGCCTGTTGACTGTCGTGCAGGTCTTACCTGCCCTGGAATCCGGCGGCGTTGAGCGCGGCACGCTGGAAGTCGGCAAATACCTGGTCGAACAAGGTTACCGCTCCATCGTCATCTCCGCCGGCGGCCGATTGGTCGATCAACTGACACGTGAAGGTAGCGAGCATGTTCCATGGGACATTGGCCGCAAGAGCCTATGGACTTTGCGCCTGATCGTCCCACTGCGCCGATTCCTGCGAGAGAACAAGGCCGACATCCTGCATGTCCGATCCCGCATGCCCGCCTGGATTTGCTACTTGGCCTGGGTAGGCATGGACCGGAAGACCAGGCCGCATTTCGTCACCACCGTACATGGCCCCTATTCCGTTAACGCCTACAGCGCGGTAATGACCAAAGGCGAGCGAGTCATCGTCATCTCGGAGATGATCCGGGATTATGTATTGAAGAATTATCCGGGCGTATCCCCTGGCAAGTTGCGACTTATTTATCGCGGCGTGGACACCAACGAATTCCCATACGGATACAAGCCTCCCGGGGAGTGGCTGGCACGCTGGTATCAAGATTTCCCGGAAACCCGCGACAAGAAGCTCATCACCCTGCCCGCGCGCGTCACACGATGGAAAGGACAGGAAGACTTCGTCGAACTGATGGGGCGCATAAAGGAGAGAGTACCGGATGGCCACGGCCTCATTGTTGGTGAAACCAAGGGTGGCAAGGGGCGATATCTTGAAGAACTCAAAGCCAAGGCCGTAACACTGGGTGTGGCTGACCGGATTACCTTCACCGGCCACCGCGGCGACCTGCGCGAGATCATGACCATTTCCGATATTGTTCTGTCCCTGTCCCGCAAACCCGAAGCCTTCGGCCGCACCTGTGTCGAAGCACTCAGCCTCGGTGTGCCGCTGATCGGATACGCCCATGGGGGCGTGGAGGAGCAACTGAATTCCATACTGCCTGAAGGATGTGTCCCGGTAGGCGATACCGCACGAATCGCAAAACTTGCTGAACGGTGGTTAAGCTGCCCCCCCACGATTACCCGCAAGCAACCATTCCGCCTGGAACGAATGCTGACGCTTACCTTGGATGTCTATCATGAAATGACGGGTATCCCATGGTTGGATTACGGTCCCGAGACATGGCCGACACACAACGGATCCGCGTAA
- a CDS encoding DUF2155 domain-containing protein, with amino-acid sequence MKKFTLLVAVLMMVAFTGAGCKKQQPPPPPPPQGMPGQPGMPGAPHGETGAPPVEKKVVVPDDVKSAWKAVKVEVEFKEKKSKKTFTIPLNSEFKVPDSDLTLKVGNFLPHFAMAADQISSNSNNPENPAAQLEVFQGDKEIFHGWLFSKYPSVHPFAHDKYGVALLEGVKK; translated from the coding sequence ATGAAAAAATTCACGCTCCTGGTCGCCGTTCTCATGATGGTCGCTTTCACGGGCGCCGGCTGCAAGAAGCAGCAGCCCCCTCCCCCGCCGCCGCCCCAGGGCATGCCCGGTCAGCCGGGAATGCCCGGCGCTCCGCACGGCGAGACCGGGGCGCCCCCGGTCGAGAAGAAAGTCGTCGTCCCCGACGACGTGAAGTCGGCATGGAAAGCCGTGAAGGTCGAAGTGGAGTTCAAGGAGAAGAAGAGCAAGAAGACGTTCACCATCCCCCTGAACTCCGAGTTCAAGGTCCCCGACTCCGACCTCACGCTGAAGGTCGGAAACTTCCTTCCGCATTTCGCGATGGCGGCCGACCAGATTTCGTCGAACTCGAACAACCCGGAGAACCCCGCCGCCCAGCTCGAGGTGTTCCAGGGAGACAAGGAGATCTTCCACGGGTGGCTCTTCTCCAAGTACCCGTCGGTGCATCCGTTCGCGCACGACAAGTACGGGGTGGCGCTCCTCGAGGGAGTCAAGAAGTAA
- a CDS encoding energy-coupling factor ABC transporter ATP-binding protein, with protein sequence MSHHLLEFRDVRFRYPDGTEALKGVSFLITHGESVGIVGANGAGKSTVLLHMNGHLLPTAGAVTVGEVPLRKETRAEIRRKVGVVFQNPDDQLFMPTVFDDVAFGPLNLGLPPDRVRERVHEALRRVNALALVDKAPHHLSGGQKSAVAIATVIAMEPDILVMDEPAASLDPKSRRSVIGLLNSFEHSKIVASHDLDLILDVCARCLVIRDGAIVADGPAAEILSDAALLAENNLELPLTLQGRPGREGARR encoded by the coding sequence ATGAGCCATCACCTCCTCGAGTTCCGCGACGTCCGTTTCCGGTACCCGGACGGCACGGAGGCGCTGAAAGGGGTTTCGTTCCTGATCACCCACGGCGAGTCGGTCGGCATCGTCGGCGCGAACGGCGCGGGAAAGTCGACGGTGCTCCTCCACATGAACGGCCACCTGCTTCCGACGGCGGGCGCCGTGACCGTCGGGGAGGTTCCCCTCCGGAAGGAGACCCGGGCCGAGATCCGCCGGAAGGTCGGCGTCGTCTTCCAGAACCCCGACGACCAGCTCTTCATGCCGACCGTCTTCGACGACGTCGCCTTCGGTCCCCTGAACCTCGGGCTGCCGCCGGACCGGGTCCGGGAGCGGGTGCACGAGGCGCTTCGGCGGGTGAACGCCCTCGCGCTCGTCGACAAGGCGCCCCACCACCTCTCGGGGGGGCAGAAAAGCGCCGTGGCGATCGCCACGGTCATCGCGATGGAGCCCGACATCCTCGTCATGGACGAACCGGCCGCCAGCCTCGACCCGAAGTCCCGGCGCTCCGTCATCGGCCTGCTCAACTCCTTCGAGCACTCGAAGATCGTCGCCTCGCACGACCTCGACCTCATCCTCGACGTCTGCGCCCGGTGCCTCGTGATCCGGGACGGCGCGATCGTCGCCGACGGCCCCGCGGCGGAGATCCTCTCCGACGCGGCGCTGCTCGCGGAAAACAACCTGGAGCTTCCCCTGACCCTCCAGGGACGCCCCGGCAGGGAAGGAGCGCGTCGATGA
- a CDS encoding cupin domain-containing protein, producing the protein MNHFWIPENIAPKVLAPGVTARIAPGEKMMLSLVTLAPNAVVPTHSHPHEQMGLMVSGTMEFTIAGETRVLSGNEMYFVPGGVPHAAKGGPGGAVALDAFSPPREEYR; encoded by the coding sequence ATGAATCATTTCTGGATCCCTGAGAACATCGCACCGAAGGTGCTGGCGCCGGGAGTGACGGCGAGGATCGCCCCGGGAGAGAAGATGATGCTCTCCCTCGTCACCCTCGCGCCGAACGCGGTCGTCCCGACGCACTCCCATCCGCACGAGCAGATGGGATTGATGGTGTCGGGGACGATGGAGTTCACGATCGCGGGGGAGACGCGGGTGCTGTCGGGAAACGAGATGTACTTCGTCCCGGGAGGGGTTCCGCACGCGGCGAAGGGGGGTCCCGGGGGAGCGGTGGCGCTGGACGCCTTCTCGCCCCCCCGGGAGGAGTACCGCTAG
- the cbiQ gene encoding cobalt ECF transporter T component CbiQ yields MGIETAYSGIGRLDRLSYRDTIVHRLDPRAKVVATMLFAVAVVSFPRYEVLSLFPFFLFPVLVAALGDIPAGFIAKKVVAVSPFAVFVGIFNPLFDPSAVAIAPGVHVSAGWVSFASILVKFALTISAALLLIATTSFPGICRGLRRLGLPALFVSQLLFLYRYLFVLMEEAMRVVRARDMRSFGGRGAGVGVFVRIVGTLFLRTVERAERIYGAMLARGFRGDVPSMRHEAFRPVDAFFVLSAGGYFALCRFAPVPRMLGNLVRGVAG; encoded by the coding sequence GTGGGCATCGAAACCGCATATTCCGGCATCGGCCGGCTGGACCGCCTCTCCTACCGGGATACGATCGTGCACCGGCTGGACCCGCGCGCCAAGGTGGTCGCCACGATGCTGTTCGCCGTCGCCGTCGTCTCCTTCCCCAGGTACGAGGTCCTCTCCCTCTTCCCCTTCTTCCTGTTCCCGGTCCTTGTGGCGGCCCTCGGCGACATCCCCGCGGGGTTCATCGCGAAAAAGGTCGTCGCCGTCTCCCCCTTCGCGGTGTTCGTCGGGATCTTCAACCCCCTCTTCGACCCCTCGGCGGTCGCGATCGCTCCCGGCGTCCACGTCTCCGCCGGCTGGGTCTCCTTCGCGTCGATCCTCGTGAAGTTCGCGCTGACGATCAGCGCGGCCCTCCTGCTGATCGCGACGACCTCCTTCCCCGGCATCTGCCGCGGCTTGCGCCGACTGGGGCTCCCGGCGCTCTTCGTCTCCCAGCTCCTCTTCCTGTACCGGTACCTCTTCGTCCTCATGGAGGAGGCGATGCGCGTCGTCCGCGCCCGGGACATGCGCTCCTTCGGAGGGCGGGGCGCCGGCGTGGGGGTCTTCGTCCGCATCGTGGGCACCCTCTTCCTGCGGACCGTCGAGCGGGCGGAGCGGATCTACGGGGCGATGCTCGCGCGGGGGTTCCGGGGAGACGTCCCGTCGATGCGCCACGAGGCGTTCCGGCCCGTCGACGCCTTCTTCGTGCTGTCGGCGGGCGGCTACTTCGCCCTGTGCCGGTTCGCCCCCGTGCCGCGGATGCTCGGGAACCTGGTCCGGGGGGTCGCCGGATGA
- a CDS encoding 2-isopropylmalate synthase, translating into MADKVFIFDTTLRDGEQVPGAKLARDQKVEIARQLAALNVDIIEAGFPASSPGDFESVQAVAKTVKGPVITGLARAVKKDIDALWDAVKVAKRPRIHTFLGTSDIHIQKKFRADREKILQWCVDTVKYARSLCRDVEFSTEDASRTDFEYLCRTVDAVVKAGATTINIPDTVGYATPMEMADRVRRLKEKVPGLDHAILSMHCHDDLGMSTANTLAGILAGARQAEVTVNGIGERAGNASLEEVVLAIRTRKDIFGGLTTGVNTKEIAKTSRMVSKLMGLPIQRNKAIVGSNAFAHSSGIHQDGIIKDRSTYEIIRPEDVGVTAHTFALTARSGRAALKHHISGMGHRLTDARLAEIYEKFLVLADKKKEVMVEDLEILVQDELFKVPETYRLVHLQILSGTKATPMAALKVQRNNEMIEEAAMGNGPIDAAYKCIERIVGRDFQLIDFGLNAVTSGQDAIGEARVRIRSNGTIFSGGASSTDIIEAAIKAYLSAINRWVAAEAKTKAGKKGAAKKAAMPPVRVP; encoded by the coding sequence ATGGCGGACAAGGTTTTCATCTTCGACACGACGCTGCGGGACGGGGAGCAGGTCCCGGGGGCGAAGCTCGCCAGGGACCAGAAGGTCGAGATCGCGCGGCAGCTGGCGGCGCTGAACGTGGACATCATCGAGGCGGGGTTCCCGGCCTCGTCCCCGGGGGACTTCGAGTCGGTCCAGGCGGTCGCGAAAACCGTCAAGGGTCCGGTCATCACCGGGCTCGCGCGGGCGGTGAAAAAGGACATCGACGCGCTGTGGGACGCGGTCAAGGTGGCGAAGCGCCCCCGGATCCACACGTTCCTCGGCACCTCGGACATCCACATCCAGAAGAAGTTCCGCGCCGACCGGGAGAAGATCCTGCAGTGGTGCGTGGACACGGTGAAGTACGCCCGCTCCCTCTGCCGGGACGTGGAGTTCTCCACCGAGGACGCCTCGCGGACCGACTTCGAGTACCTCTGCCGGACCGTCGACGCGGTCGTGAAGGCGGGCGCGACGACGATCAACATCCCCGACACCGTCGGGTACGCCACGCCGATGGAGATGGCGGACCGGGTGCGGCGCCTCAAGGAGAAGGTCCCCGGGCTGGACCACGCGATCCTCTCGATGCATTGCCACGACGATCTCGGGATGTCCACGGCGAACACGCTCGCGGGGATCCTCGCGGGCGCCCGTCAGGCCGAGGTGACGGTGAACGGGATCGGCGAGCGCGCCGGGAACGCGTCGCTCGAGGAGGTGGTGCTGGCGATCAGGACGCGCAAGGACATCTTCGGGGGCCTGACCACCGGCGTGAACACGAAGGAGATCGCGAAAACGAGCCGGATGGTGTCCAAGCTGATGGGGCTGCCGATCCAGCGGAACAAGGCGATCGTGGGGTCGAACGCCTTCGCCCATTCCTCGGGCATCCACCAGGACGGGATCATCAAGGACCGCTCCACGTACGAGATCATCCGGCCGGAGGACGTGGGGGTGACGGCCCACACGTTCGCGCTCACCGCCCGCTCGGGCCGCGCGGCGCTCAAGCACCACATCTCCGGGATGGGGCACCGCCTGACCGACGCCCGGCTGGCGGAGATCTACGAGAAGTTCCTCGTCCTGGCCGACAAGAAGAAGGAGGTCATGGTCGAGGACCTCGAGATCCTCGTGCAGGACGAGCTGTTCAAGGTCCCGGAGACGTACCGGCTGGTCCACCTCCAGATCCTGTCGGGAACGAAGGCGACGCCGATGGCGGCGCTCAAGGTTCAGCGGAACAACGAGATGATCGAGGAGGCGGCGATGGGGAACGGGCCGATCGACGCCGCGTACAAGTGCATCGAACGGATCGTCGGCCGGGACTTCCAGCTGATCGATTTCGGGCTGAACGCGGTCACGTCGGGGCAGGACGCGATCGGGGAGGCCCGGGTGCGGATCCGCTCCAACGGGACGATCTTCTCCGGCGGGGCGAGCTCCACCGACATCATCGAGGCGGCGATCAAGGCGTATCTCTCCGCGATCAACCGGTGGGTGGCCGCGGAGGCGAAGACGAAGGCCGGGAAAAAGGGCGCCGCGAAAAAGGCGGCGATGCCGCCAGTCCGGGTGCCCTAG
- a CDS encoding glycosyltransferase family 9 protein has product MSPSAMMPNIFNLPADPRIRRILIIKWSALGDVVISTAMFNDIRNAFPHAIIDLHTLPPYEQLFTDDPLFNELCTIDVRRGQGLRSAWRWLRFMLPRAYDAVFDLQSNDRSRLLMTLWWMTGRSPRWRAGTHPRFPYNVAREEKAGPQHVFDVLRETMAAAGVPTLTDRPVLHLREDHHRRCSELMGANGLEKDGFAILIPGSNPRGLLKRWGAERYADLAVLLKERGLENVVLLGGPDDREECARITSLCGGNWLVNLCGQTRILDVVPLCAAARLVVANDTGTAHVASCTDRPMVVICGPTDPRKVKPVGDNVVALQASLPCINCYKKTCDHDHACMTSIAPERVFETLRPLLAQDRPRGS; this is encoded by the coding sequence ATGTCCCCATCCGCCATGATGCCGAATATTTTCAACCTCCCGGCGGACCCCCGGATCCGGCGGATCCTCATTATCAAATGGAGCGCCCTGGGGGATGTGGTGATTTCCACCGCCATGTTCAACGACATCCGGAACGCGTTTCCGCATGCGATCATCGATCTGCACACGCTCCCCCCTTATGAGCAGCTTTTCACTGATGATCCCCTTTTCAACGAACTTTGCACGATCGATGTGAGGCGGGGGCAAGGGTTGCGGAGTGCATGGCGATGGCTGCGTTTCATGCTGCCGAGGGCCTACGACGCGGTCTTCGACCTGCAGAGCAACGACCGGAGCCGCCTGCTGATGACCCTCTGGTGGATGACGGGCCGATCCCCGCGATGGCGCGCGGGAACCCATCCGAGATTCCCTTACAATGTCGCAAGGGAGGAGAAGGCCGGTCCGCAACACGTGTTCGACGTGTTGCGGGAGACGATGGCCGCGGCGGGGGTCCCTACGTTGACGGATCGCCCGGTCCTGCATCTTCGCGAAGACCACCACCGCCGGTGCTCCGAGTTGATGGGGGCCAACGGCCTGGAAAAAGACGGATTCGCGATACTGATTCCCGGAAGCAATCCGCGCGGATTGCTGAAGCGGTGGGGGGCGGAGCGGTATGCCGATCTTGCCGTACTGCTGAAGGAACGGGGCCTGGAAAACGTGGTGCTGCTGGGGGGACCCGACGACCGCGAGGAGTGCGCGCGGATCACCTCCCTGTGCGGCGGGAATTGGCTGGTGAATCTCTGCGGGCAGACCCGGATCCTCGATGTCGTGCCGCTGTGTGCCGCCGCCCGGCTGGTCGTGGCGAACGACACCGGCACCGCCCATGTCGCCTCCTGCACGGACCGGCCCATGGTGGTGATCTGCGGGCCGACCGATCCGCGGAAGGTGAAGCCGGTGGGGGACAACGTGGTCGCCCTGCAGGCGAGCCTCCCCTGCATCAACTGCTACAAGAAGACCTGCGATCATGACCATGCGTGCATGACGTCGATCGCTCCGGAGCGGGTGTTCGAAACGCTCCGGCCCCTTCTCGCGCAGGATCGCCCCCGGGGGTCATGA
- a CDS encoding glycosyltransferase produces MADTQRIRVKFLGNYSVRGWQRQFPGGIPVWGRCEYLFDLDAKEYDWLVVYNDFPGNHPEERLSCPRQQTILVTCEPSSIKTYGRGYSAQFGLVLTSQAEWALPHAHRIYSQPALQWFYGLGSERVRTYDQMVAEPPLDKRKTISTVCSAKRQRHTLHDKRYRFTQALKARIPEMDIYGHGVREMDDKAEALDDYRYHVAIENHIGIHHWTEKLSDVFLGSALPFYCGCPNAVDYFPEESFIPIDIRHVEAAHETIMRAIRDREYEKRLPHILEARRRVLEQYNLFAVLSREVETRMGDVAHLPAGDLVMSRRLLRKRHPSVALKDFCDKCRSRVLHALAR; encoded by the coding sequence ATGGCCGACACACAACGGATCCGCGTAAAATTCCTCGGCAACTACTCCGTCCGGGGCTGGCAGCGCCAGTTCCCCGGCGGCATCCCGGTCTGGGGGCGCTGCGAGTACCTTTTCGACCTGGATGCCAAGGAGTACGATTGGCTCGTCGTCTACAACGATTTTCCCGGCAACCACCCGGAGGAACGTCTTTCCTGCCCGCGGCAGCAGACCATCCTGGTGACGTGCGAACCTTCCTCCATCAAAACCTACGGGCGAGGATATTCCGCCCAATTCGGCCTCGTGTTGACAAGCCAGGCGGAGTGGGCGCTGCCGCATGCGCATCGGATATATTCCCAACCGGCCCTGCAATGGTTCTACGGCCTCGGAAGCGAACGGGTTCGAACGTACGACCAGATGGTCGCGGAGCCGCCGCTGGACAAGCGCAAAACGATTTCGACGGTGTGTTCCGCCAAGCGTCAACGACACACCCTGCACGACAAGCGCTATCGGTTCACCCAGGCGCTCAAGGCGAGAATCCCCGAGATGGACATCTACGGGCACGGCGTTCGGGAGATGGACGACAAGGCCGAGGCGCTCGACGACTACCGATATCATGTCGCGATCGAAAACCACATCGGCATCCATCACTGGACCGAAAAACTCTCGGACGTTTTTCTCGGGTCTGCGCTTCCTTTCTACTGCGGATGCCCCAATGCCGTCGATTACTTTCCCGAAGAGAGCTTCATCCCGATCGACATCCGCCATGTCGAGGCGGCGCACGAAACGATCATGCGGGCCATCCGGGACCGGGAATACGAGAAAAGGCTTCCCCATATCCTGGAAGCAAGGCGGCGCGTGCTGGAGCAATACAATCTTTTCGCCGTCCTGAGTCGCGAGGTGGAAACCCGCATGGGGGATGTGGCGCATCTCCCGGCGGGCGACCTCGTAATGTCCCGCCGGCTGTTGCGGAAACGGCACCCCTCGGTTGCCCTGAAGGATTTCTGCGACAAATGCCGGTCCAGAGTCTTGCACGCTCTCGCCCGCTGA
- a CDS encoding glycosyltransferase gives MTGTRMMVWWGRSDAEYSRNRILRRLLAEEGWRIRDFRPRINLLAPWEADWAVRERPDLVWVPCFRQRDLEAARTWSSRRKVPLVFDPLISSYDKQVGERGKYRPDSRRAGRILRWETALFRAADRVLADTREHARYFTETFGLSAGKVSVVPVGAEEGLFFPAKQPARPVSGPLEVLFYGSFLPLQGPQFIAKAARLYQGPPVVWRFIGSGPLSDECRRLTNGLDNVHFDPVVPYERLADEIRKADILLGVFGVTPKAGRVIPNKVFQSMACGKPVITRRSPAYPSALLECDTAGIAWVDPGSPEALCRTVAVLAERAEQLVEMGKHSRETYEAHFSMEMVRNSLNQALAGLV, from the coding sequence ATGACTGGCACTCGCATGATGGTCTGGTGGGGCCGTTCCGATGCGGAGTATTCGAGAAACCGGATCCTGCGGCGACTGCTTGCGGAAGAAGGGTGGCGGATACGGGACTTCCGCCCGCGGATCAACCTGTTGGCGCCGTGGGAGGCGGATTGGGCGGTCCGTGAGCGGCCGGACCTCGTCTGGGTCCCCTGCTTCCGCCAGCGCGATCTCGAGGCGGCGCGCACCTGGAGCTCCCGCCGCAAGGTGCCCCTGGTGTTCGACCCGCTGATCAGTTCGTACGACAAGCAGGTGGGTGAACGGGGGAAATACCGCCCGGACAGCCGGCGGGCCGGACGGATCCTGCGATGGGAAACGGCCCTTTTCCGGGCCGCGGACCGGGTTCTTGCGGACACCCGGGAGCACGCGCGGTATTTCACGGAGACGTTCGGGCTATCCGCGGGGAAGGTCTCCGTCGTCCCCGTGGGCGCCGAGGAAGGTCTTTTCTTCCCCGCGAAGCAGCCTGCCCGCCCCGTTTCGGGCCCCCTGGAAGTCCTTTTTTACGGGAGCTTCCTCCCCCTGCAAGGGCCGCAATTCATCGCCAAAGCGGCCCGTCTTTACCAGGGGCCTCCGGTGGTATGGCGATTCATCGGCAGCGGCCCCTTGTCGGATGAATGCCGGCGCCTGACGAACGGTCTCGACAATGTCCATTTCGATCCCGTAGTGCCTTACGAGCGGCTTGCCGACGAAATCCGGAAGGCCGATATCCTGCTTGGGGTATTTGGCGTCACACCGAAAGCAGGGAGAGTCATCCCGAACAAGGTGTTTCAATCCATGGCCTGCGGAAAACCGGTCATCACCCGGAGATCGCCCGCCTATCCATCGGCGCTGCTCGAATGCGACACGGCGGGTATCGCATGGGTGGATCCGGGAAGCCCGGAAGCCTTATGTCGCACCGTTGCCGTCCTGGCGGAACGCGCGGAGCAACTCGTGGAGATGGGAAAACACAGCCGGGAAACCTATGAAGCGCACTTCTCGATGGAGATGGTCCGTAACAGCCTGAATCAGGCATTGGCCGGTTTGGTCTGA
- a CDS encoding inositol monophosphatase, with protein sequence MGNRELLEFVEDLARGGGGILRKSYGRQQTIHFKGEINLVTDVDRESERYILGRIRERFPDHGLLSEESPERVSPSPYRWIVDPLDGTTNYAHGYPCFCVSVAVEHEGAVVAGAVYDPLLDESFTAAKGEGAFRNGERIAVSKIADLRKSLLATGFAYDVNTSADNNFDYFRAFVLTGQAIRRDGSAALDLCYLACGRFDGFWELKLKPWDTAAGLLVLHEAGGVSTRLDGGPYDIHQPDLLASNGLVHARMVEVLRKAKKQGDGPGGRPPATPGGTRVTS encoded by the coding sequence ATGGGAAACCGGGAACTGCTGGAGTTCGTCGAGGACCTGGCACGGGGCGGGGGCGGGATCCTCCGGAAAAGCTACGGGCGGCAGCAGACGATCCACTTCAAGGGAGAGATCAACCTGGTGACCGACGTGGACCGCGAATCGGAGAGATACATCCTCGGGCGGATCCGGGAGCGCTTCCCGGACCATGGGCTCCTGTCGGAGGAGAGCCCGGAGCGGGTCTCCCCGTCGCCGTACCGCTGGATCGTCGATCCCCTCGACGGAACGACGAATTACGCGCACGGCTACCCGTGCTTCTGCGTCTCCGTGGCCGTGGAGCATGAAGGCGCGGTCGTGGCGGGGGCGGTGTACGACCCGCTGCTCGACGAGTCGTTCACGGCGGCGAAAGGGGAGGGGGCGTTCCGGAACGGGGAGCGCATCGCCGTCTCGAAGATCGCGGACCTCCGGAAATCGCTCCTGGCGACCGGCTTCGCCTACGACGTGAACACGTCCGCGGACAACAACTTCGACTACTTCCGGGCGTTCGTGCTGACCGGGCAGGCGATCCGCCGGGACGGCTCCGCGGCGCTGGACCTCTGCTACCTGGCGTGCGGACGGTTCGACGGGTTCTGGGAGCTGAAGCTGAAGCCCTGGGACACCGCGGCGGGGCTCCTCGTCCTGCACGAGGCGGGGGGGGTATCGACCCGGCTCGACGGCGGGCCGTACGACATCCATCAGCCGGACCTGCTCGCCTCCAACGGCCTCGTCCACGCGCGGATGGTGGAGGTGCTGCGGAAGGCGAAAAAACAGGGGGACGGCCCGGGCGGCCGTCCCCCTGCGACGCCGGGTGGAACGCGCGTTACTTCTTGA